From the genome of Effusibacillus pohliae DSM 22757:
ATGGGTGGTACTTGGTGGCGGTGGCCGGGAGTCATCACCAGTACAAACATCCAACCAAACCTGGGCGGGTGACAATCCCTCACCCGAAGAAGGACCTTCCAATTAAGACGGTCAAGAGCATACTCAAGCAGGCAGGGCTGGAATAACCG
Proteins encoded in this window:
- a CDS encoding type II toxin-antitoxin system HicA family toxin, with protein sequence MKSYSSRELIKLIEVDGWYLVAVAGSHHQYKHPTKPGRVTIPHPKKDLPIKTVKSILKQAGLE